In one window of Lampris incognitus isolate fLamInc1 chromosome 3, fLamInc1.hap2, whole genome shotgun sequence DNA:
- the rsph4a gene encoding radial spoke head protein 4 homolog A, with protein MENQRGRQDTEHQMGQRAASFKAFMLKNSMTSDLNLYDHLTRLLTKIMDERPQNAVDVFEAMSRDVKRTSLEDKQSTLRDVPSTSAAQLLAEQQRLLFSRGEDVEQEDEMVYTPLPNVSEIGFYLEQAGVGLAREEMQRIFLALKQLVGSQPLQRCRLWGKILGIECNYVIAEAEYREGWDEEEQEADDEEREVETHAGDEEENEMDPLPLSTYKPPPLVPKEPSRTGANKFVYYVCKEPGLPWVKLPSVTPVQINTARRIRKFFTGRLDAPVNSNPPFPGNEANYLRAQISRISAGTQVSPQGFFRFVEKEGEEEEEEEAPYHSYEENLDFESITVPEMVKSLTWVHHIQHILQQGRCTWVNLAVKPEEEKEEEPDEPEQELGPPVLTPISEDAGMFNTPPWTSMMSSSLTSQYAVAMLRSNLWPGAHAYTCGKKFENIYIGWGLKYAGEGFAPNLPPVPQKEYPSGPEISEALDPTLEEEQALRAALEDQQAAEDDMEDTDGEKEEDDDD; from the exons ATGGAAAACCAGAGAGGAAGACAAGATACTGAACACCAAATGGGGCAGAGAGCGGCCTCATTCAAGGCTTTTATGCTGAAAAACAGCATGACAAGCGACCTTAACCT CTATGATCACCTCACGCGTTTGCTGACGAAGATTATGGACGAACGTCCACAAAATGCGGTTGATGTGTTTGAGGCTATGAGCCGTGATGTAAAGCGCACATCGCTTGAAGACAAACAGAGCACCTTGCGAGATGTGCCTTCGACTTCCGCTGCGCAGCTTTTGGCAGAACAGCAGCGGTTGCTTTTTTCTCGGGGGGAGGACGTGGAACAAGAGGATGAAATG GTTTACACGCCTCTTCCTAATGTGAGTGAGATTGGCTTCTACCTGGAGCAGGCTGGGGTGGGCCTGGCCAGAGAGGAGATGCAGAGGATTTTCCTAGCATTAAAACAACTCGTGGGATCCCAGCCCCTGCAGCGCTGCAGGTTGTGGGGCAAGATTCTAGGAATAGAGTGTAATTATGTCATTGCAGAAGCCGAATACAGAGAAGGTTGGGATGAGGAAGAACAGGAGGCtgatgatgaagagagagaggtggaaactcatgctggtgatgaGGAGGAGAACGAG ATGGATCCACTCCCTTTGTCGACTTACAAGCCACCACCTTTGGTGCCTAAAGAACCCAGCCGCACTGGCGCGAACAAGTTTGTTTACTATGTGTGCAAAGAGCCTGGTCTTCCCTGGGTCAAGCTGCCCTCAGTCACTCCTGTACAGATCAACACTGCCCGCCGGATCCGAAAATTTTTCACTGGGCGACTAGATGCTCCAGTCAACAGCAACCCACCTTTCCCTGGCAATGAGGCCAACTACCTGAGAGCACAGATTTCCCGCATCTCTGCGGGCACACAGGTCAGTCCCCAGGGGTTCTTTCGGTTTGTGGAGAAAGAaggtgaggaggaagaggaggaggaggcaccaTATCACAGTTATGAGGAGAATCTGGACTTTGAAAGCATCACAGTTCCTGAAATGGTCAAGTCTTTGACCTGGGTACACCATATTCAGCACATCCTGCAGCAG GGCCGCTGTACTTGGGTAAACCTAGCAGTGAAGCCAgaggaggaaaaagaggaggagCCTGATGAGCCTGAGCAAGAGCTAGGGCCTCCCGTCCTCACTCCCATCTCTGAGGATGCAG GGATGTTCAACACCCCTCCCTGGACCTCCATGATGTCCTCCTCTCTCacctcccagtatgcagtggctATGCTGCGTTCAAACCTCTGGCCAGGAGCACATGCGTACACTTGTGGAAA GAAGTTTGAGAATATATACATCGGCTGGGGGTTGAAGTATGCAGGGGAAGGATTTGCCCCAAATTTGCCCCCAGTGCCACAGAAAGAATACCCCAGTGGACCAGAAATTAGTGAGGCCCTGGACCCTACTCTGGAAGAGGAACAGGCACTCAGAGCAGCCTTGGAGGACCAGCAAGCTGCTGAAGATGACATGGAGGATACTGatggagaaaaggaggaggacGATGATGACTGA